A stretch of the Asticcacaulis sp. ZE23SCel15 genome encodes the following:
- a CDS encoding ribonucleotide-diphosphate reductase subunit beta: protein MSLITSAASLPGLLTPSAAYKPFRYPWAFDYWQKQQQVHWLPEEVPLGEDCKDWASKLNDNERNLLTQIFRFFTQSDIEVQDNYMEKYGRVFKPTEIKMMLAAFGNMETVHIAAYALLLETIGMPESEFGAFMQYQAMRDKHDFMQKFGVETNADIARTLAMFGGFTEGLQLFASFAMLMNFPRFNKMKGMGQIVSWSVRDESLHCEGIIKLYHAFNKETGAVTKAVADDIVDCCKNVVMMEDNFIDLAFEMGPVEGMTPHDIKQYIRYIADWRLRQLELPEVYGVKENPLPWLQVLLSGVEHANFFEARATEYSKAATKGQWTGGEGVWGAFDQLMKKRSDATLGTN, encoded by the coding sequence ATGAGCCTAATCACGTCCGCCGCTTCTTTGCCCGGCCTCCTTACGCCCTCCGCGGCCTATAAGCCGTTCCGTTATCCGTGGGCGTTTGACTACTGGCAAAAGCAGCAGCAGGTGCACTGGCTGCCCGAAGAAGTGCCGCTGGGCGAGGATTGTAAAGACTGGGCGTCCAAGCTCAATGACAATGAACGCAACCTGCTGACCCAGATTTTCCGTTTCTTCACCCAATCCGACATTGAGGTGCAGGACAACTACATGGAAAAATACGGTCGCGTGTTCAAACCGACCGAAATCAAGATGATGCTGGCCGCGTTCGGTAATATGGAAACCGTCCATATCGCCGCCTATGCACTGCTGCTTGAGACCATCGGCATGCCGGAATCGGAATTTGGCGCGTTCATGCAGTATCAGGCCATGCGCGATAAGCACGATTTCATGCAGAAATTCGGCGTTGAGACCAATGCCGATATTGCCCGCACACTGGCTATGTTCGGCGGCTTTACCGAAGGTCTGCAATTGTTTGCGTCATTCGCCATGCTGATGAACTTCCCGCGCTTCAACAAGATGAAGGGCATGGGCCAGATCGTGTCGTGGTCCGTGCGCGATGAAAGCCTGCACTGCGAAGGTATCATCAAGCTTTATCATGCCTTCAACAAGGAAACCGGCGCGGTCACCAAGGCCGTGGCCGATGACATCGTCGATTGCTGCAAGAATGTGGTGATGATGGAGGATAACTTCATCGATCTGGCGTTTGAAATGGGCCCGGTTGAGGGCATGACCCCGCACGATATCAAGCAATATATCCGCTACATTGCCGACTGGCGCCTGCGTCAGTTGGAACTGCCGGAAGTCTACGGCGTCAAGGAAAACCCGTTGCCGTGGTTGCAGGTGCTTTTGTCAGGCGTTGAACACGCCAACTTCTTTGAGGCGCGCGCGACGGAGTATTCCAAGGCCGCCACCAAGGGTCAGTGGACCGGCGGCGAAGGGGTGTGGGGCGCGTTTGATCAGTTGATGAAAAAACGCTCCGACGCCACGCTGGGCACGAACTAA
- a CDS encoding tetratricopeptide repeat protein yields the protein MALFKSVVIGAAAGWMVMASTVMAFPFGKKAEAPAAAPSNKAMLPVDRDEALRADPLSRSAYFARAFERNPTDAQAGIDLSHALRALGRFDEAADVAHRVLLFAPNNIEALTAAARAHIASGNGFYAIEPLDQALKLKPSDWQNWSLIGVAYDQSKRGAEAQVAWDKALSLSPENPTVLTNKAISAASGGKLADAEALLRRAVAQPNATLAMRQNLALILGLEGKMTEAEALLRRDLPPDIADANLAWLQHSLSGPTNTRTWDSLKAGEALKAGS from the coding sequence ATGGCCTTATTCAAATCCGTTGTCATCGGGGCCGCTGCCGGGTGGATGGTGATGGCCTCCACCGTCATGGCCTTTCCGTTTGGCAAAAAAGCCGAAGCGCCCGCCGCAGCCCCTTCCAACAAGGCCATGCTGCCGGTTGACCGCGATGAAGCCCTGCGCGCCGACCCGCTGAGCCGTTCCGCCTATTTCGCCCGTGCCTTTGAGCGCAATCCGACCGATGCGCAGGCCGGCATTGACCTGAGCCATGCACTTCGCGCCCTTGGCCGGTTTGATGAAGCCGCCGATGTCGCCCACCGCGTCCTGTTGTTTGCGCCCAATAACATTGAGGCCCTGACCGCCGCCGCTCGCGCCCATATCGCCAGCGGCAACGGCTTTTACGCCATTGAACCGCTGGATCAGGCACTAAAGTTGAAACCGAGTGACTGGCAAAACTGGTCGCTGATCGGGGTGGCCTATGATCAGTCCAAGCGCGGCGCGGAAGCGCAAGTTGCATGGGATAAGGCGCTGAGTTTGTCGCCGGAAAACCCGACCGTCCTGACCAATAAGGCCATATCGGCCGCATCGGGCGGCAAACTGGCCGACGCCGAAGCCTTGCTGCGCCGCGCGGTCGCACAACCTAATGCGACGCTGGCCATGCGGCAAAATCTGGCACTCATCTTAGGGCTTGAGGGCAAGATGACCGAGGCGGAGGCCCTGCTGCGACGCGACCTGCCGCCAGACATTGCCGATGCCAACCTGGCCTGGCTGCAACACAGCTTAAGCGGCCCGACCAATACCCGCACATGGGATTCGTTGAAGGCTGGGGAAGCCCTCAAAGCCGGCAGTTGA
- a CDS encoding translation initiation factor 2, with protein sequence MKKLVLVAAAGAALAALSGCATITRGTNDVFVVETDPIGAAVKTTHGFACDATPCSFKMPRKSEFDVTITKAGYKTWTGHVTNKISGGGGAAMAGNVLVGGIIGAAVDGSSGAMKDLVPNPLIVKLEKADEVPAVAAVQ encoded by the coding sequence ATGAAAAAATTAGTTCTCGTGGCCGCAGCCGGTGCTGCGCTGGCCGCTTTGTCGGGCTGCGCCACCATCACGCGCGGCACCAATGATGTGTTCGTCGTTGAAACCGATCCGATCGGGGCTGCGGTTAAGACCACGCACGGCTTTGCCTGCGACGCGACGCCGTGTTCGTTCAAAATGCCGCGTAAATCTGAGTTCGATGTCACCATCACCAAGGCCGGTTACAAGACCTGGACCGGCCATGTGACCAACAAAATCTCAGGCGGAGGCGGGGCAGCTATGGCGGGCAATGTTCTGGTCGGCGGGATTATTGGCGCGGCGGTTGACGGATCGTCCGGGGCCATGAAGGATCTGGTGCCCAATCCGCTGATCGTTAAGCTTGAAAAAGCTGATGAGGTTCCGGCGGTCGCAGCCGTTCAGTAA
- a CDS encoding M17 family metallopeptidase yields the protein MAKPLKSNTSGKSAPDHQIIAVFEDELVARLSEASPATRAYAAARAFTARAGTLILLPEGKGVTAWYGLGVRKAYNPLLFRALPPQLPKGNWLLKADAGLDRCAIHAAWGMGVYGFDRYKGEGGKNQRYDVKLDTADLTPAQIEAVGHEVAAHNLARDLINTPAQDMGPAELEAAARTVADEFGADITVTTGDELLTQNYPAIHAVGRAAPPQRAPRFIEITWSPIGSDGLPLPTVALVGKGITFDTGGLNMKGGAGMALMKKDMGGAAHVLALGRWIMATHLPVRLSILLCVAENSIGGEAFRPGDVLSSRAGLTIEVGNTDAEGRLVLADGLARAAEINPDLTLDFATLTGAARIALGPEVVPFYCDDEEIVRRLEIASLSEHDPLWRMPLWAGYKDALESDIADIRNDPQGWAQAGSVTAALFLQRFAPTTGVWAHFDIYGWNSRGVPGYPAGAAAHTLRAVYRLIKGL from the coding sequence ATGGCCAAGCCGCTTAAATCCAATACCTCTGGCAAGTCCGCCCCCGATCATCAGATCATCGCGGTGTTTGAGGATGAACTGGTGGCCCGGCTGTCTGAGGCGTCACCGGCGACCCGTGCCTATGCCGCAGCGCGCGCCTTTACGGCCCGTGCGGGCACTCTGATCCTGCTGCCGGAGGGCAAGGGGGTGACGGCCTGGTATGGTCTGGGGGTGCGTAAGGCCTATAATCCGCTGCTGTTTCGCGCTCTGCCACCACAACTGCCCAAGGGTAACTGGTTGCTGAAAGCCGATGCAGGCCTTGATCGCTGCGCCATCCATGCGGCCTGGGGCATGGGGGTTTACGGCTTTGACCGCTATAAGGGTGAAGGCGGTAAAAACCAAAGATATGATGTCAAACTCGATACCGCCGATCTGACGCCGGCGCAGATTGAGGCGGTAGGTCATGAAGTCGCCGCGCATAATCTGGCGCGCGACCTGATCAATACCCCGGCGCAGGATATGGGGCCCGCAGAGCTTGAGGCCGCCGCCCGTACTGTGGCGGATGAGTTTGGCGCAGATATTACCGTCACCACCGGCGATGAATTATTGACTCAAAACTATCCGGCGATTCACGCCGTCGGTCGGGCAGCACCGCCGCAACGTGCGCCGCGCTTTATAGAGATTACCTGGTCGCCCATTGGCAGTGACGGCTTGCCCCTTCCGACTGTGGCTCTGGTGGGCAAGGGAATTACCTTTGATACCGGCGGGCTGAACATGAAGGGCGGGGCCGGTATGGCCCTGATGAAAAAGGATATGGGCGGGGCCGCGCACGTTCTGGCGCTGGGGCGCTGGATTATGGCGACCCATCTGCCGGTGAGGCTGTCGATATTGTTATGTGTGGCGGAAAATTCAATCGGCGGGGAGGCTTTCCGGCCCGGCGATGTGCTGTCCTCACGGGCAGGCTTGACGATTGAGGTTGGCAATACCGATGCCGAAGGCCGGCTGGTGCTGGCTGATGGTCTGGCGCGGGCGGCGGAGATCAATCCTGACCTGACGCTTGATTTCGCGACCCTGACCGGGGCGGCGCGGATCGCTTTGGGGCCGGAAGTCGTGCCGTTCTATTGTGATGATGAAGAGATTGTGCGCCGTCTGGAAATCGCCAGCCTGTCCGAACATGACCCCTTATGGAGAATGCCGCTGTGGGCGGGATATAAGGACGCGCTCGAATCCGACATTGCCGATATCCGCAACGATCCACAAGGCTGGGCGCAGGCCGGGTCCGTAACCGCAGCCCTGTTCCTGCAACGCTTCGCCCCCACCACCGGCGTATGGGCGCATTTTGATATCTATGGCTGGAACTCGCGCGGCGTGCCGGGCTATCCGGCGGGGGCGGCGGCCCATACCTTGCGGGCGGTGTACCGGCTTATCAAAGGGCTGTGA
- a CDS encoding TadE/TadG family type IV pilus assembly protein codes for MGILRALNPFNTLRRFAKDRRGVSAVEFALIAPILITLYLGLAELTLAMMASRKASHLAASIGDLAAQSESLTNANMTDLFEIGDSIIAPFDGGAALKVRVTCVTMDKTDNKAKVIWSDPHIWTQKNTNNSPVVSAITTAQLPVGQSLIVTEVEYDYNSPLHSFLPAQSQFKDTFYHHPRNGSVVVRKTS; via the coding sequence ATGGGTATTTTGCGTGCACTCAATCCGTTTAATACGCTGCGCCGGTTCGCCAAAGACCGCCGGGGTGTGTCGGCGGTGGAGTTTGCGCTGATCGCGCCCATTCTGATTACGCTTTATCTGGGGCTGGCGGAATTGACGCTGGCCATGATGGCGTCGCGTAAGGCGTCGCACCTGGCGGCCTCGATCGGTGATTTGGCTGCCCAGTCGGAAAGCCTGACCAATGCCAATATGACCGATCTGTTTGAAATCGGCGACAGCATCATCGCCCCGTTTGATGGCGGTGCTGCGCTAAAGGTGCGCGTGACCTGCGTGACTATGGACAAGACCGACAATAAGGCCAAGGTCATCTGGAGCGATCCGCATATCTGGACCCAAAAGAACACCAACAACTCGCCGGTCGTGTCGGCGATCACTACGGCGCAGCTTCCGGTGGGGCAGAGTCTGATCGTGACCGAGGTCGAGTATGATTACAACTCGCCGCTGCACAGCTTTTTGCCGGCGCAAAGCCAGTTTAAGGATACATTCTATCACCACCCCCGTAACGGCAGTGTGGTGGTGAGAAAAACGTCTTAA
- a CDS encoding TadE/TadG family type IV pilus assembly protein, whose amino-acid sequence MFNAVRRYRSWLTAARRRASAGLRDRKGSAAVEFALIAGPLILLIFGCLELALFIIVSVLLDNATQAAAREIRMGILTGENSDATSFRQQICDNMGWVAATCMNDLQIDVETFDNFTGVDLTPPIVEGEFEEANFSYDLGGSSSIQLVSAYYSYSLITPILSSGMATLSNGDAVLTTQVIFRNEPF is encoded by the coding sequence ATGTTCAATGCGGTGCGGCGTTACAGATCATGGCTGACAGCGGCGCGGCGACGGGCGAGCGCGGGACTGCGCGACCGCAAAGGCAGTGCGGCGGTCGAATTTGCCTTGATCGCCGGGCCGCTGATCCTGCTGATTTTCGGCTGTCTGGAACTGGCGCTGTTTATTATCGTCAGCGTGTTGCTGGATAATGCCACCCAGGCGGCGGCGCGCGAAATCCGTATGGGCATACTGACCGGTGAAAATTCCGACGCCACCAGCTTTCGTCAGCAAATCTGCGACAATATGGGCTGGGTCGCGGCCACCTGCATGAATGACCTTCAGATCGATGTCGAAACCTTTGACAACTTCACCGGGGTCGACCTGACACCGCCGATCGTGGAGGGTGAGTTCGAAGAGGCCAATTTCAGCTACGATCTGGGCGGATCGAGCAGTATCCAACTGGTCAGCGCCTATTATTCCTACAGCCTGATCACGCCGATCCTTAGCTCCGGTATGGCAACTCTGTCCAATGGGGATGCGGTTCTGACCACCCAGGTCATTTTTAGAAACGAGCCGTTCTAA
- a CDS encoding endonuclease domain-containing protein: MRPQIKLPLARKLRREMTPPEVMIWSRLKGTPNSELRFRRQHPVGPYVLDFYCAKARLAIEIDGQVHGLDHVVHKDERRDTWLLSQGIGVIRINAVDVMADADAVAGIIWDSASARLQR; encoded by the coding sequence ATGCGCCCACAGATTAAACTCCCCCTCGCCCGTAAACTTCGCCGCGAAATGACACCCCCAGAAGTCATGATCTGGTCGCGTCTAAAAGGCACACCCAACAGCGAACTCCGCTTTCGCAGGCAACATCCCGTTGGGCCTTATGTGCTGGATTTTTATTGCGCCAAAGCTCGGTTAGCTATCGAGATTGATGGGCAGGTTCACGGACTGGATCATGTGGTGCATAAGGACGAGCGACGCGACACATGGCTGCTGTCGCAAGGCATCGGCGTGATCCGCATAAACGCTGTCGATGTGATGGCGGATGCAGATGCCGTCGCGGGGATTATTTGGGATAGCGCTAGCGCCAGATTACAGCGCTAA
- a CDS encoding NlpC/P60 family protein translates to MAHERDPRFDPRLTPYKDGVAEIALQGVITAARYVVGELLTCNVTSAAMSDEPGAHAEQSNQILFGERFKVIERKHDYVWGQSMRDGYVGYVHAGAFTSDWHLPTHFVSTLRTFVFADTSIKSAIKKILSLNSLVSVTREEGKFSFINDLGWVYTAHLSGFDRFADDYVDVAETFLHAPYQWGGRESIGVDCSGLVQQAIYATGRSCPRDTYMQAAELGDVIEIGPDFGGLERGDLVFWKGHVAIMMDAETIIHANAFHMKTAIKSLKDAVARIEASGNGLPTVFRRL, encoded by the coding sequence ATGGCGCATGAACGTGACCCCCGATTTGACCCGCGTCTCACCCCCTATAAGGACGGTGTGGCCGAGATTGCCCTGCAAGGCGTCATCACGGCGGCGCGCTATGTGGTCGGTGAACTTCTGACCTGCAATGTCACCTCAGCCGCCATGTCGGATGAGCCGGGGGCCCATGCCGAACAATCGAACCAGATCCTGTTTGGGGAGCGTTTTAAGGTCATTGAGCGTAAGCATGACTATGTCTGGGGACAGTCGATGCGCGACGGCTATGTCGGTTATGTCCATGCCGGTGCCTTCACGTCGGACTGGCATTTGCCGACCCATTTCGTATCGACCTTACGCACCTTTGTGTTTGCCGATACGTCGATTAAGTCCGCGATCAAGAAGATCTTAAGCCTCAATTCGCTGGTCAGCGTGACGCGCGAAGAAGGCAAGTTTTCGTTCATTAACGATCTGGGCTGGGTCTATACGGCGCACCTGAGCGGCTTTGATCGCTTTGCTGATGATTATGTCGATGTGGCCGAAACCTTTTTGCATGCCCCCTATCAATGGGGTGGCCGTGAAAGCATCGGGGTTGATTGTTCCGGCTTGGTGCAGCAGGCGATTTACGCCACCGGCCGGTCGTGCCCGCGCGATACCTATATGCAGGCGGCTGAGCTTGGGGACGTGATCGAGATTGGCCCTGATTTTGGCGGGCTTGAACGCGGTGATCTGGTGTTCTGGAAGGGCCATGTCGCGATCATGATGGATGCGGAAACCATTATCCACGCCAATGCCTTTCACATGAAAACGGCGATTAAGTCGTTGAAAGACGCGGTGGCGCGTATTGAGGCCAGTGGCAACGGCCTGCCAACGGTTTTTCGTCGCCTGTAA
- a CDS encoding cytochrome c family protein: protein MSGDLKLNMIMGAGLAAALAIMGVRIGADALYHTEAPEKPGYLIEVAEVAEGGEAAGPEILPDWGTVLATADLAAGEAQFKKCMSCHQVTDTNGTGPGLNAIVGRPTAAHAGFAYSDAMKAHAGPAPNWTYDELYHFLGAPGKWVKGTKMAFAGIKKPEDRVNLIAWLKNSWLSRLCRACARSGTPTGCGDHRGGSGRRCTGDGSG from the coding sequence CTTGCGGCCGCACTGGCCATTATGGGTGTACGTATTGGCGCAGATGCGCTTTACCACACCGAAGCCCCCGAAAAGCCCGGTTATCTGATCGAAGTGGCTGAGGTCGCCGAAGGTGGCGAAGCGGCGGGTCCTGAAATCTTGCCCGACTGGGGCACGGTTCTGGCGACGGCTGATCTGGCCGCCGGTGAAGCCCAGTTCAAGAAATGCATGTCCTGCCATCAGGTCACCGATACCAATGGCACCGGCCCCGGTCTTAATGCCATTGTCGGTCGCCCGACGGCGGCTCATGCCGGGTTTGCCTATTCCGATGCCATGAAGGCCCATGCCGGTCCTGCGCCAAACTGGACCTATGATGAGCTTTATCACTTCCTCGGCGCACCGGGTAAGTGGGTCAAGGGCACCAAGATGGCCTTCGCGGGCATCAAAAAACCCGAAGATCGCGTCAACCTGATTGCCTGGCTCAAGAACTCATGGCTCAGCCGGTTATGCCGTGCCTGCGCCCGATCCGGCACGCCAACCGGGTGCGGCGACCACCGCGGCGGTTCCGGTCGAAGGTGCACCGGCGACGGCTCCGGCTGA
- a CDS encoding alpha/beta hydrolase, with the protein MNKRRFLSLIGLSGLATALAGCNTLSAFNTLTPKDGDSERLAQGISYGGGPRQTYDVYGPRKGAKNLPVIVFFYGGGWDSGSKDDYAWMGRSLAALGYIVAVPDYRLVPQVRYPDFLTDSAAAVRHVHTHIRDYGGDPEQLILMGHSAGAYNAMMLTLDPQYIPDIAVKAMIGLAGPYDFYPYDVNSTINAFGQWPRPQETQPIHHVRKLDTRFLLIHSRADTIARVRNSEVMAQKLSASGNAVTLKLYDGISHQDTAAAFSVPFRNKAPVRKDVADFLMAMG; encoded by the coding sequence ATGAATAAACGTCGCTTTTTATCGCTTATCGGCTTGTCGGGACTAGCCACAGCGCTTGCGGGTTGCAACACCTTAAGCGCGTTCAACACCTTAACACCCAAGGACGGTGACAGCGAGCGGCTGGCTCAAGGCATCAGCTATGGCGGTGGGCCGCGTCAAACTTATGACGTTTACGGCCCGCGTAAAGGGGCCAAAAACTTACCCGTGATCGTATTCTTTTACGGTGGCGGCTGGGATTCCGGCTCAAAAGACGACTACGCCTGGATGGGGCGATCACTGGCGGCTTTGGGCTATATAGTCGCCGTGCCCGATTACCGGTTGGTGCCGCAGGTGCGCTATCCCGATTTTCTGACCGATAGTGCGGCGGCGGTTCGCCATGTCCACACCCATATCCGCGACTATGGCGGCGATCCTGAACAACTGATCCTGATGGGTCATTCGGCGGGGGCCTATAACGCCATGATGCTGACGCTTGATCCGCAATACATCCCTGATATCGCCGTCAAAGCCATGATCGGGCTGGCTGGCCCCTATGATTTTTATCCCTACGATGTCAACTCGACCATCAACGCCTTCGGTCAGTGGCCGCGCCCGCAGGAAACCCAACCCATCCATCATGTGCGAAAGTTGGATACGCGCTTTTTGCTGATCCACAGCCGCGCCGACACTATTGCCCGCGTGCGCAATTCCGAAGTCATGGCCCAAAAACTGAGCGCGTCAGGCAATGCGGTGACGTTGAAACTCTATGACGGTATCAGCCATCAGGACACCGCCGCCGCCTTTTCTGTCCCGTTCCGTAATAAGGCTCCGGTGCGAAAAGACGTGGCTGATTTTCTGATGGCTATGGGTTAG
- a CDS encoding AMP nucleosidase, giving the protein MTLQNITTHATAHDAVTHLKTLYQTSVTQLQADLQSYLADKTKPSKAMRAEGRYCYPKLIVTWNGVDEDDDGDTPVLGHRHPFVNRAFARFSRPGVYAGSITRPDLYGDFIEEQIELMQKDYDITIEVGLSDQEIPYPYVLDGADLDLNSVSAVDLARFFPATELALIGNEVADGHEVRNADGSHPLSLFDGLRSDFSLARLKHYTGTPAEHTQGYILMTNYHRYVDVFVKYALEQLQDPDSPYTALSCCGNLLITRDTENPLELIANSPWRKHQMPAYHLLAPNRQGITLVNIGVGPSNAKTITDHLAVTRPQAWLMIGHCGGLRPSQSIGDYVLAHAYLRDDHVLDDVLPVEIPIPAIAEVQVALQQACVEVTGENPDQLKRRLRTGTVVTTDDRNWELRYSLSAIRFSQSRAVAIDMESATLAAQGYRFRVPYGTLLCVSDKPLHGELKLPGQANHFYERAISEHIDIGIKTMDILRDAGSRLHSRKLRAFDEPPFR; this is encoded by the coding sequence ATGACACTGCAAAATATAACAACACACGCAACGGCCCATGATGCCGTAACTCACCTCAAAACCCTGTATCAGACTTCGGTGACGCAGCTACAGGCTGACCTACAGTCCTATCTGGCTGATAAGACCAAGCCGTCAAAGGCTATGCGCGCTGAGGGCCGTTACTGTTACCCCAAGCTGATCGTGACCTGGAACGGCGTCGATGAAGACGACGACGGAGACACACCTGTGCTGGGCCACCGCCATCCGTTCGTCAACCGCGCCTTTGCCCGCTTTTCGCGCCCCGGCGTCTATGCCGGTTCGATCACCCGCCCTGACCTTTATGGCGACTTCATCGAAGAACAGATCGAACTGATGCAAAAGGATTACGACATCACCATCGAAGTCGGATTGTCGGATCAGGAAATCCCCTACCCCTATGTGCTGGACGGCGCCGATCTTGATCTCAACAGCGTTTCCGCCGTTGATCTGGCACGGTTTTTCCCGGCGACCGAATTGGCCCTGATCGGCAACGAAGTCGCCGACGGCCACGAAGTCCGCAATGCCGATGGCTCGCACCCGCTGTCTTTGTTTGATGGCCTGCGATCCGATTTTTCGCTGGCCCGCCTTAAGCACTATACCGGCACCCCGGCGGAACACACCCAGGGCTATATTCTGATGACCAACTATCATCGCTATGTCGATGTGTTCGTCAAATATGCGCTGGAGCAGCTTCAGGATCCCGACAGCCCCTACACAGCCTTGTCGTGCTGCGGCAATCTGCTGATCACGCGCGACACTGAAAACCCACTGGAGCTGATCGCGAATTCGCCGTGGCGTAAGCACCAGATGCCGGCCTATCACCTGCTGGCCCCGAACCGTCAGGGCATTACGCTGGTCAATATCGGGGTCGGCCCGTCGAATGCCAAGACCATCACCGACCATCTGGCGGTCACCCGCCCGCAGGCCTGGCTGATGATCGGCCACTGCGGCGGATTGCGTCCGTCTCAGAGCATTGGCGATTATGTGCTGGCCCATGCCTATCTTCGTGACGATCATGTGCTGGATGATGTACTGCCGGTGGAAATTCCAATCCCCGCCATTGCCGAAGTTCAGGTTGCTTTGCAACAGGCCTGCGTCGAAGTCACCGGCGAAAACCCCGATCAACTTAAGCGCCGCCTGCGCACCGGCACGGTCGTCACCACCGATGACCGCAACTGGGAACTGAGATATTCCTTAAGCGCTATCCGCTTTTCGCAGTCGCGCGCTGTGGCCATCGATATGGAAAGTGCGACGCTGGCCGCGCAAGGGTATCGCTTCCGGGTGCCTTACGGGACGCTGTTGTGCGTGTCGGATAAGCCGCTGCACGGCGAACTGAAATTGCCGGGTCAAGCTAACCATTTCTATGAACGGGCGATTTCGGAGCACATCGATATCGGCATCAAGACGATGGATATCCTGCGCGATGCCGGGTCGCGGCTGCATTCGCGCAAGCTGCGGGCCTTCGACGAGCCGCCGTTTCGGTGA
- a CDS encoding anthranilate synthase component I family protein: MSAFATPLTHLYVIRLPFVAPETLFEAWFETDHSVGLISDGGPQGRWSYLSCYPDGVTTLEFDDDTDPKVLLKQAIAPFKTAAHPAHIGGDAVTDLPPFTGGVIALASFEMGMRFEHLKKRPFRVEGRKAWPELHILRYPAVLAFDHSTRTLLSLGRGRDDYAARNAADTMRKAFNAALKHPATGLIRNGPLVCAPLTLETSDQVHEDKVSNLIQQIHAGDLFQANLARGWQGTLKEDVTLGRVLRDLNRAGSAPFGAGLRLKGRAIISNSPERFISLRPDGHLETRPIKGTRPRGTTPATDKTLSDALLKSPKDRAENLMIVDLMRHDLSKVSEVGSVKVTELNALETYPSVHHLVSTVTGQLSPGLDAADVICATFPPGSISGAPKVQAMKVIQELEAPRGPYCGSLMIIDAEGGMDSSVLICTIALEKDDHSVWHLRVCAGGGIVADSVPHEERIETETKLKLIRSVLEGTS; this comes from the coding sequence ATGTCGGCTTTTGCCACGCCCCTGACCCACCTGTATGTGATCCGGCTGCCGTTCGTGGCGCCGGAGACTTTGTTTGAGGCGTGGTTTGAAACCGACCATAGTGTGGGCCTGATTTCCGATGGCGGTCCGCAAGGGCGGTGGTCGTATCTAAGCTGCTATCCTGACGGCGTGACCACGCTGGAATTTGATGACGACACCGACCCAAAAGTGCTTCTGAAACAAGCCATTGCGCCGTTTAAAACGGCGGCCCACCCCGCCCATATCGGCGGCGATGCTGTCACCGACCTGCCCCCCTTTACCGGCGGGGTGATCGCGCTGGCGTCGTTCGAGATGGGGATGCGGTTCGAACATTTAAAAAAACGCCCGTTCCGTGTCGAAGGGCGCAAGGCCTGGCCGGAACTGCATATCCTGCGCTACCCGGCGGTGCTCGCTTTCGATCACAGTACGCGCACGCTTTTGTCATTGGGCCGCGGTCGCGACGACTATGCCGCCCGCAATGCCGCCGACACCATGCGCAAGGCCTTTAACGCCGCGCTTAAGCATCCGGCGACCGGCCTGATCCGAAACGGCCCGTTGGTTTGTGCGCCGCTTACGCTTGAGACCAGCGATCAGGTTCACGAAGACAAGGTGTCTAACCTGATCCAGCAAATTCACGCCGGCGACCTGTTTCAGGCCAATCTGGCGCGCGGCTGGCAGGGCACGCTGAAAGAGGATGTCACCTTGGGCCGGGTCTTACGTGACCTCAACCGGGCAGGTTCTGCGCCCTTTGGGGCGGGCTTACGCCTAAAAGGGCGGGCCATCATTTCCAACAGCCCGGAACGGTTCATATCTTTACGACCCGACGGCCATCTGGAAACCCGCCCGATCAAAGGCACCCGCCCGCGCGGCACTACCCCCGCCACCGATAAGACCTTAAGTGACGCCTTGCTGAAAAGCCCCAAGGACCGGGCTGAAAATCTGATGATTGTCGATCTGATGCGCCATGATTTGTCTAAGGTCAGCGAAGTCGGATCGGTTAAGGTCACCGAGCTTAATGCCCTTGAAACTTACCCCAGCGTTCATCATCTGGTCTCGACCGTGACCGGGCAGCTCTCGCCCGGTCTTGATGCCGCCGATGTCATCTGCGCCACCTTCCCGCCGGGGTCGATTTCCGGTGCGCCCAAGGTGCAGGCGATGAAGGTCATTCAGGAGTTAGAGGCCCCGCGCGGCCCCTATTGCGGGTCATTGATGATCATAGATGCCGAAGGCGGCATGGACTCCAGCGTGCTGATTTGCACCATAGCGCTTGAAAAAGACGATCACAGCGTCTGGCATTTGCGGGTGTGCGCGGGGGGCGGGATTGTCGCCGATAGCGTGCCGCATGAGGAGCGCATCGAGACGGAAACCAAGCTTAAACTGATCCGGTCAGTGCTTGAAGGCACGAGCTAA